From the genome of Modestobacter marinus:
AGGCGCACCAGCTCGGCCCTCTCATCGCTGGTCGTGCCCTCGACCCGGCCGGCGTCGACGTCATCGAGCTTCATCCACCGCCGCAGGCAGGACTCCGCGATCCCCAGATCATGGGCGATCTCAGCGATCGGCTTCTCCCGCTGGCGGGCCAGCTCCACGGCACGGCGACGGAACTCCAGCGGCTTGGCTGCAGGCATCCAGGACTCCTCTCCCAGGCGATTCTCGCCTCAGGTCAGGTGTCCGGGAAACCGGGTCAAGCTCCGCCATGTCCTCGGGGCTTTCGGCCTGCCTTGGAGACGACACATGCTGCCCGCTGCTGTCTTCGACACCTCTGCACTCGCGGCCATCGTCTGGGGGGTCATTTATGTCATCCAGATGACTGTGAACTGGCAGGAGGGGCGCTCGATGATCAAAAAGACTCCGGCTGGTCATATAGTTCAGCTGGCCCGAGCCCTCAACTCACCCAGGATCATCGGCCGTAGGGCTGAGCCGGAGAAGCCTGCGCCGCCGGCTGACTGACTCTGGTCAGCAGACGCGGCTCTCGTAGCCGGCTGGGGTTGGTCTACGGACCAACCCGCCATGTCGGCATGCCTGGAAACGGCTCAGCGGGCCCGCACGTAGATTGGTATCCCGCTGTTCGGACGGTCAGGTCGAGTTCTCAAGCAGCTCAGCGAGGCGGCGTCCGCAGCGCTCAGAGATCTGGCTGGTCAGCGTCCGGAGGAACGTCGAGCTGGGTATCGAGGTGGGCGTAGTGCGCTTCCAGGCTCTCCAGCTGAGCAGGGCCAAGCTCGAGATTGGCATCCAGCGCAACCGCCGCCAGTTCCTCCCCGCCCTGCAGTCGAAGACCACAGGAGGGGCAGCGGAAGGCGGTGGGGAACAGCACGGCTCGGGGGTGGCCGATTGTAAAGAAGCTGTGCCCCTCCTCGGTGACCGTCTCCTCGGCGTTCCAGTCCAGGTCCGCGGAGCCGCTGAGGATGCCGACCCGCTCGCAAGCGGGGCAGGGCGTGGCAGCTCGATCGTGCTCATCTTCGATCCCGACGGCGGCCACCTTGTCCGTCGCGGCCAGCTCTGTGGCTCGCTGTTCCGCAGGCAGATCGCCGTAGCGCTCCTTGAAGACCTGCTTTGCGCGGGCTACGAGTAGGGCGACCCTCTGCTGCACCTTCGTGCCGTGCTGGTCGCGGAGTCCCTCGGCCACGGAGGTGAAGTCGCCGAACAGCTCGCTGAGTGAGCGGCCCATCAGGACCAGGATCTCGTCTGCGCCCTGAACGGCTAGCTGGGCTACCTCATCGGCGAGGCCACCGTCGTCCCCGATGTGGGCGACGCCGTTGCGGGCCTGGAAGACCAGGGTGAAGCGGTTGGCGAAGGTCTTACCCGCTCCGTCGTTGCCGGTCGCCTGGATCGTGCCGATCCGCACGAGCGCTTCCCACATGCCGACCGTCTTCAGGACATGCCCCGGCTTGACACGCTGCCCCTGGCCGGCGAGCCGAAGGAGCGAGGAGAAGTCGAATTTGCTGTCCATCACCAGGGTGGGATGCAGACTGGCCAGGTAGGCCTTGGCCAGGTGCTCGAGCATGATGCCGAGCTGCAGGGAAGCGTCATCGTGCTCTGACCCAGCTCGAGCGCGCAGCCCTCGGCTGGCGTGCCTCTGCGCCGACTCGAACAGCGAAGCAGAGCTGATCGGGGTCACGGCACCCGCGACACCGATCCCGGCCCCCAGAGATATCCAAGATCCTGCGCCTGTCCCGCGGTGCATCCGTGCCTCGAAGATCCGCATGATGGGGTCGAGGGAGAGGTCGGGGGAATCGGTCACGTAGTGGTTCTACCCCTGCGCTGGGAGCCAGAGCGTCGGGCGGGCCCCGCCCGTAGAGGGCTCGGTCGGGCGGTCAGGAGCGCAGCGCGGCCACGGTCGCCACGAGCCCCTCGTTGCCCAGGGCGGTGAGCAGCTGGTCGACATCCATCGGGGGCTTGCTGAGGCTGTCGGCGATCTTCTGCACCAGGGAGAAGACGACCTTGGAATCAAAATCGACCATGGCGTGCAGGAAGTCATCGGCGCTGCTGGCCTCGACGTCCCAAGCGCTCAGTCGGTCGGCCGGGAAGTCCTTGAGGTTGATGGTGACGATCGTCTAGGCGCCGACCTTGATCGCCGAGGCCACCACGTGCCGGTCATCGGGGTCAGGCAGCTCGAGGACGTCGATCAGTGGCTCGTAGCCGGTGATCAGCACGTCCCGGATCGCGCCGTTCATCAGCTCCCGGGTGCGGTCGAGGCTGGCGGGATTGAGGTCCGGCCGGTTCTTCTTG
Proteins encoded in this window:
- a CDS encoding transposase, which produces MPAAKPLEFRRRAVELARQREKPIAEIAHDLGIAESCLRRWMKLDDVDAGRVEGTTSDERAELVRLRRELRVAKMEIEILKRASAYFAREVLPDPK
- a CDS encoding PIN domain-containing protein, whose translation is MAFVVVYDANVLYPSHQRSLLIEVARAGLVRARWTEQIIDEVFRNLKKNRPDLNPASLDRTRELMNGAIRDVLITGYEPLIDVLELPDPDDRHVVASAIKVGA